Proteins encoded in a region of the Neodiprion virginianus isolate iyNeoVirg1 chromosome 2, iyNeoVirg1.1, whole genome shotgun sequence genome:
- the LOC124297770 gene encoding uncharacterized protein LOC124297770, translating into MRELGYRVTEQWECEFNRSLRENEEMSEYVATHPMIAGTATSEALNPRDAFYGGRTGNASRYYEVKTDATGNAYEEIRYVDVCSLYPFICKNGRFPVGHPTVYVGEECKLLTGSSGCDITRVEGLIKCRVLPPRNIYHPVLPVRMHDKLMFALCRSCCQSSNQDECRHDDEAAREFEGTWVSIELKKAVEMGYKIRSISEIWSYTVTSFDPTTRQGGHFAGYIDTFLKIRQEASGWPAECEDEPARMRYLDEYERVEGIRLDRDRIAKNPGMRSVSKLCLNSFWGKFGQRENLVKTEVIKTRQQLLELLTNPEVEVSGLLPVNDEVLYVRWSHAQHSVEPSALANVVIASYTTAQARLKLFSFLEKLDRRVLYYDTDSVIYTRNLRRPNEYEPPTGNFLGDLTDELASYGRGSFIRAFVSGGPKFYAFIIKRPNGEEVKICKVKGILLNHATSSKINFEAIKRIVVEAAAPIPLEYRAIRRTELHAVVTRSEHKTCKPVYVKRRCCVTSFDTLPYGYRTG; encoded by the coding sequence ATGCGCGAATTGGGTTACCGCGTGACGGAACAGTGGGAATGCGAGTTTAATCGGAGCTTGAGGGAGAACGAGGAGATGAGCGAGTACGTGGCAACACACCCGATGATCGCTGGCACTGCCACGAGCGAAGCACTCAATCCGCGTGATGCGTTCTACGGCGGTCGAACGGGGAACGCTTCCCGATACTACGAGGTGAAAACAGATGCAACGGGCAACGCGTACGAGGAAATACGATACGTCGATGTTTGCTCGTTGTATCCGTTCATCTGTAAGAATGGAAGGTTCCCTGTTGGCCACCCGACGGTCTACGTTGGAGAGGAGTGTAAGCTCTTGACAGGGTCAAGCGGTTGCGACATCACGCGAGTTGAGGGGCTCATCAAGTGCCGAGTTTTACCGCCTCGCAATATTTATCACCCTGTTTTGCCGGTGCGCATGCATGACAAACTCATGTTTGCCTTGTGCCGCTCATGTTGTCAGAGTTCGAACCAGGACGAGTGTAGACATGATGACGAGGCTGCGCGAGAATTCGAGGGCACTTGGGTGTcgatcgaattaaaaaaagccGTGGAAATGGGATACAAGATCAGAAGCATAAGCGAGATCTGGTCGTATACGGTGACATCGTTTGACCCGACTACTCGTCAAGGTGGGCATTTCGCCGGCTATATCGACACCTTCCTCAAGATTAGGCAAGAGGCAAGCGGCTGGCCTGCTGAATGCGAGGACGAGCCGGCTCGAATGCGCTACCTTGATGAATATGAGCGGGTCGAGGGTATACGGCTAGATCGCGACCGTATTGCTAAGAATCCCGGCATGCGATCAGTTTCCAAATTATGCTTAAATTCGTTTTGGGGCAAGTTCGGGCAACGCGAGAATCTGGTAAAAACAGAGGTTATAAAGACGCGTCAGCAGCTGCTCGAGCTTTTGACCAACCCTGAAGTCGAGGTGTCCGGTTTGCTGCCCGTGAACGACGAAGTGTTGTACGTGCGTTGGTCGCACGCGCAACACAGCGTTGAACCGTCAGCGCTGGCAAACGTCGTGATTGCCTCGTACACCACTGCCCAGGCTCGGCTGAAGCTCTTCTCGTTCCTTGAGAAGCTCGATCGGCGCGTGCTCTATTACGACACCGATTCAGTAATTTATACCCGAAACCTCCGAAGGCCAAACGAGTATGAACCTCCAACGGGTAACTTTCTTGGCGACCTGACGGATGAGTTGGCGTCTTACGGCCGTGGGAGTTTTATACGCGCTTTCGTCTCGGGAGGGCCAAAATTCTATGCTTTCATCATTAAACGTCCGAATGGTGAAgaggtgaaaatttgcaaGGTGAAAGGCATATTACTGAATCACGCAACGAGCTCGAAAATCAACTTCGAGGCCATCAAGCGGATAGTGGTAGAAGCCGCTGCACCCATTCCCTTGGAGTATCGCGCCATTCGTCGAACGGAACTGCACGCAGTCGTGACGCGCTCCGAGCACAAAACGTGTAAACCGGTGTACGTGAAAAGGCGTTGTTGCGTCACaagtttcgatacgctgccCTACGGTTATCGCACTGGATGA
- the LOC124297771 gene encoding uncharacterized protein F54H12.2-like has protein sequence MEAENRHKLHILETSLLVRRMKISPGILLAHARTLAKGTAKYPVTRVEVKSFTIHAGVQAETLDNVILGQLPKRVIIGFVSNKAFNGDRQRNPFNFQNYSLNFLSLYVNGVQVPSKPLQMSFGRDDLYVDAYHTLFSGTGIHFLNEGNGIGRQQFAKGNCLLAFDLTPDLSANCTSHWSLIKHGTLRVEVRFDDALKETVNCLVYAEFDNLIEVDAARQVITDFSG, from the coding sequence ATGGAAGCCGAAAATCGCCACAAGCTGCACATACTGGAAACTTCGCTGCTCGTTCGCCGAATGAAGATCAGCCCTGGAATCTTGCTGGCGCACGCACGGACGCTAGCCAAAGGTACGGCAAAATATCCCGTAACCAGAGTCGAGGTGAAGTCTTTCACCATACACGCAGGAGTACAGGCAGAAACACTGGACAATGTCATACTCGGACAACTACCGAAACGAGTGATAATCGGTTTTGTCAGCAATAAAGCCTTCAACGGCGACAGACAGCGCAAtccgtttaattttcaaaactactCTTTGAATTTCCTGTCGTTGTACGTCAACGGGGTGCAAGTCCCATCGAAGCCGCTACAGATGAGTTTTGGCAGAGACGATCTCTACGTGGACGCTTATCACACCCTCTTCTCCGGTACGGGGATTCATTTTCTGAACGAAGGAAACGGTATCGGCCGGCAGCAGTTCGCTAAAGGAAATTGTCTATTGGCTTTCGACCTAACCCCCGATCTCTCAGCCAACTGTACATCGCACTGGTCGCTCATCAAACATGGAACTCTCAGGGTCGAAGTGCGGTTCGACGATGCTCTCAAAGAAACTGTGAATTGCCTAGTGTACGCTGAATTTGATAATCTTATTGAAGTTGATGCTGCACGTCAGGTCATTACAGATTTTTCGGGCtaa